The genomic stretch CCAAACTGTACAAGCTTCTTCCAAAGCATACGGCTTTCTGGATGTAGATGATGATATCTATACAGATGGATTCGTATAATTCTTATCGTATAATTCTTATATATATTGTACAATGAAGTACCACATGAGTGGATATATAGGAATCCAAATCTGTCGAACCACTCATGTTATGATCTTCTACATCCTAGGTCTTCCCGTTCCGTCATCTGGCTTATGTTCTTCATGTAGCATTCAGACCGAATGACTCTATGAAATTACGTCGATACTTCCACATATTATGGGTAACGTAGGAGACATCTCTATTTTTCCCCCGGGGAATCTTTCGAATTACCACTGCTTAGCTTTCAATTCGCCTCTGACCATCAAATGAAATGTGAATAACCCGTCCTCCTCTCTTTGAAACAAGGGGCGCTTCTGGTTCTGTCGGTGCTTGAAACAATTTTGTCTTCTCCATATTACTATATCTCTAGAGTCAATAATTTTATATGAGGAACTACTGAACTCAATCACTTGCTGCCGTTACTCTTCAGTTTTCTGTTGAGGTCTATCCTGTAGAGGTACTCAAATTGGATCAGTGATCGATTTTTAGGTTTCGTCGTAAACCTAATTGGTTCCTTCCAATTACGTAAATCAATAGTTCAAACCGCACTCAAAGGTAGGGCATTTCCCATTTTTATAGGAACTTCTGTACCAGAAACAATGGTATCTCCAATTATAGCCCCTCTGGGATGTAAAATATATCTCTTCTCACCATCCCCATAGTGTATGAGACAAATGTATGCATTTCGATTAGGGTCGTATTCTATGGTTACGATTCTACCATATATGTCTTTTTCATTTCGTCGAAAATCAATTTTACGGTATAGACGCTTATGACCTCCCCCTCTATGCCTTGCGGTAATGATTCCTCTGGCATTACGACCTTTACCACAACGATGCTGTCCATAGATCAAATTATTTCGTGGATTGGATTTCACTTGACTGTCTACGGCTCCATTGCGTGTGCCCGGGGTAGAAGTTTTGTATAAATGTATCGCCATGCTATTAAGTATTTTGATTTAAGTTCTTTTCGTTCTAAGAGGTGGAATAGAATAACCCGGTTGAAGCGTAATGATCATACGCCTGTAATGCATTGTATGTCCCATAATAGGTCCCATTCTTCTACCCTTTCCGGGGAGTCGATGACTATTCATAGCTATTACCTTGACACCAAAGAAGAGTTCGACCCAATGCTTTATTTCTGTCCTAGTTGATCCTGATTCGACATTAGAAGTATATTGATTTTTCACCAATAACCGAATACTTTTGTCTGTAACTACTACATATTTGATTCCATCCATAAATCTATTTTCTTCCCTATGAGTTCGAGTCTCAATAAGAATGCTAGTTCTTACTGTTCATATGTTATGATATGAATATACCACACCAATTCGTTATGTATAGATGATGAGATTCCATTGATACAGAGCCAATTCCAATAGACTTATTGGAGGGTCCCATTGGCGTGCATCCAGTAGGAATTGAACCTACGAATTCGCCAATTATGAGTTGGGCGCTTTAACCATTCAGCCATGGATGCTTAGCGGGGATCCTCGTACATGGTGAATAACCAAATTCCAATTGAAATGAAATCTTTAGGATAAATCAATGCAATTTAGGAGGAATCAATGAAAGGACATCAATTCAAATCCTGGATTTTCGAATTGAGAGAGATATTGAGAGAGATCAAGAATTCTCACTATTTCTTAGATTCATGGACCCAATTCAATTCAGTGGGATCTTTCATTCACATTTTTTTCCACCAAGAACGTTTTATAAAACTCTTGGACCCCCGAATTTGGAGTATCCTACTTTCACGCAATTCACAGGGTTCAACAAGCAATCGATATTTCACGATCAAGGGTGTAGTACTATTTGTAGTAGCGGTCCTTATATATCGTATTAACAATCGAAATATGGTCGAAAGAAAAAATCTCTATTTGACAGGGCTTCTTCCTATACCTATGAATTCCATTGGACCCAGAAATGATACATTGGAAGAATCTTTTGGGTCTTCCAATATCAATAGGTTGATTGTTTCGCTCCTGTATCTTCCAAAAGGAAAAAAGATCTCTGAGAGCTGTTTCCTGGATCCGAAAGAGAGTACTTGGGTTCTCCCAATAACTAAAAAGTGTATCATGCCTGAATCTAACCGGGGTTCGCGGGGGTGGAGGAACTGGATCGGAAAAAAGAGGGATTCTAGTTGTAAGATATCTAATGAAACCGTCGCTGGAATTGAGATCTCATTCAAAGAGAAAGATATCAAATATCTGGAGTTTCTTTTTGTATATTATATGGATGATTCGATCCGCAAGGACCATGATTGGGAATTGTTTGATCGTCTTTCTCCGAGTAAGAGGCGAAACATAATCAACTTGAACTCGGGACAGCTATTCGAAATCTTAGTGAAAGACTGGATTTGTTATCTCATGTTTGCTTTTCGTGAAAAAATACCAATTGAAGTGGAGGGTTTCTTCAAACAACAAGGAGCTGGGTCAACTATTCAATCAAATGATATTGAGCATGTTTCCCATCTCTTCTCGAGAGGCAAGTGGGCTATTTCTTTGCAAAATTGTGCTCAATTTCATATGTGGCAATTCCGCCAAGATCTCTTCGTTAGTTGGGGGAAGAATCCACACGAATCGGATTTTTTGAGGAACATATCGAGAGAGAATTGGATTTGGTTAGACAATGTATGGT from Gossypium raimondii chloroplast, complete genome encodes the following:
- the rpl23 gene encoding ribosomal protein L23, with translation MDGIKYVVVTDKSIRLLVKNQYTSNVESGSTRTEIKHWVELFFGVKVIAMNSHRLPGKGRRMGPIMGHTMHYRRMIITLQPGYSIPPLRTKRT